The window ATTTTCTCTATTCTCCTTAATGAATGCATTTTTTATCAGGTTTTCTGTCGCCTGAATCAATGGTCTTAGAGCATTAGAAACTTGCAAATACAATTCTTCTTCTTTCATTCTCTTTCTCCTTTCTTAAAGTTAAAAAATGAATTAATATAAACTTGTTAAAGATTTTAGGTAAGTAAAACATAACAAAGAACACATGTCAACCACAAAAAATCTCAACCTCGTCTTTTTCGGCACTTCGGAATTTGCCGTTAAAATTCTTGATAAATTGATTGAGAACGGCTATGTTCCAAGTCTTGTCGTAACTACCCCGGATAAACCTCAGGGGCGGAAGATGGTCCTCACTCCCCCGCCGGTGAAGGAGAGAATTACGAATTATGAATCAAGAATCAAAAATCAAATCAAGATAATTCAACCGGAAAAACTTAACCCCTCTTTATTCATGATTCCTGATTCTGAATTCTCGCTTTTTATCGTTGCCGCTTACGGAAAAATAATTCCAAAATCGGTTCTGGAAATTCCCAAATTCGGAACGCTTAACGTCCACCCGTCGCTTTTGCCGAAATTTCGCGGCCCATCCCCCATCCAATCTTTTATTTTAAGCGGAGAAGAAAAAACAGGGGTGACAATAATGCTGATGGATGAACTGGTAGATCATGGGCCAATTTTGTCAATCTCAAATCTCAAATCTAAAAACTCAAATCTGAATGCAAAAGAATTAGAGGAAAAACTGGCGGAGTTGGGCGGGCAGATGTTGGTTGATGTGATTTCGAAATGGGTAAAAAGAGAAATTAAAGCTCAAGAACAAGACCACGCCAAAGCCACTTTCACCAAAAAAATCACCAAAGAAGACGGCTTGGTGGATTTGGAGAAAAACAGCCCGGAGATTGTTTACCGTAAGTTTTTAGCTTTCCAGCCCTGGCCGGGAATTTATTATTTTACCGAAAAAGATGGCAGCAAAATCCGCGTAATAATCACAGATATGGAGTTGTCCGAAACAGGCGAACTAAAAATAAAAAAAGTAAAACCGGAAGGAAGAAACGAAATGAGTTACGAAGATTTTTTGAAAGGAAACCGCTAGCCATAAACCAGCGGCACGAAAGCGAAGCCGGGATACTCTTCGGCTTTGAATTCGGTTTCTGATTTTCTGGTCAGCAAAATTATAGAGCCCTTTACCGGCGCCACCAGCCTGCCGCCGGTTTTAAGCTGTTCTTTCCACGCCGACGGAATTTCCTCTCCCGCGGCGGCGGAAATTATCCTGTCAAACGGCGCGTTTTCCGGCATACCTTTAACGGCGTTAAAGCAATGAAACTCGGCGATTTTTCTTTTGTAAAAATTAGTTCCGGAATAAGTTCTATGGCAAAAACCTTACCACCGATGTCCGACCTGCCACGTTGGGAATCGTTTAACGTGGCAGGTCGGACATCGTAGACTATGTGCGCCAACAGCGCTGTCTGCCAACCAGAGCCAGAGCCGATTTCTAAAATCCTATTTCCCCTCTCCGGCTGAAGCAACTCCAGCATAAAGGCCACCGTCAACGGCTGGGAGATTGTTTGTCCGTAGCCTATGGGCAGCGGCGCGTTCAGATAAGCTTTATCTTTTAAATCCTCCGGGACAAAATCTTTCCGGTCTATTTTATTGAAGGCATCAATAATAGCCGGCGTTTTCAAAACTCCTTCGTCAACCAGCTCTTTTATGAGAAATTTCATAAGCCAAACCTAACCCCGTTTTACTCTTCAACGACAACGGATTTTATGACAACATCCTTTATCGGATGATCGCCGCGCGATTTATCGGTAGCCACGTTTTCTATTTTATCCACTACATCCATTCCGGAAACGACTTTGCCGAAAGCGGTGTGCCGTCCGTCCAGCCAGGGAGTGCTTTCCGCCGTAACGATGAAGAATTGGCTGCCGTTGGTGTTCGGTCCCGCGTTGGCCATCGCCAAAACGCCTTTTACCAATTTATGAG is drawn from Candidatus Paceibacter sp. and contains these coding sequences:
- the fmt gene encoding methionyl-tRNA formyltransferase encodes the protein MSTTKNLNLVFFGTSEFAVKILDKLIENGYVPSLVVTTPDKPQGRKMVLTPPPVKERITNYESRIKNQIKIIQPEKLNPSLFMIPDSEFSLFIVAAYGKIIPKSVLEIPKFGTLNVHPSLLPKFRGPSPIQSFILSGEEKTGVTIMLMDELVDHGPILSISNLKSKNSNLNAKELEEKLAELGGQMLVDVISKWVKREIKAQEQDHAKATFTKKITKEDGLVDLEKNSPEIVYRKFLAFQPWPGIYYFTEKDGSKIRVIITDMELSETGELKIKKVKPEGRNEMSYEDFLKGNR